A region of Mauremys mutica isolate MM-2020 ecotype Southern chromosome 2, ASM2049712v1, whole genome shotgun sequence DNA encodes the following proteins:
- the LOC123363184 gene encoding uncharacterized protein F54H12.2-like: MAFVHCGSEECAKSELDLFQIAPTQTSIEKSIYIEVPPLLAVMESAPIDFFIAGNGINYMDLNNTLLYLCCKIVKGDGTELAADAEVGLVNYPVASIFSQLDVTLGDHLVSQSNNCYPYRAFIESVLNYSDDTLATQFSAGLFYKDTAGQHEKTELDGRNLGFVRRAKLTAESRAVELLGHLHSDLFFQEKLLLNGVDVKIKLTRSKDAFCLMGSAAEGFKLRIVSASLFVKKVRVAPGVRLGHVEALLASNAKYPVDCVGMKVFSIPAGSRVSNQENLFLGQLPKMLVLGFVDNDAFSGSYTKNPFHFKHYDINFVALYVDGEQVPTKPLQPDFEAGRCVREYMNLVQTAGKHMKDRSLLIDREEFAQGYTLFAFDLSPDQECADHYSLIKTGNLRAEIHFGKALTVTVNMIVYGVFDNVIEINQRRNVLFDYM, translated from the coding sequence ATGGCTTTTGTTCACTGCGGGTCTGAAGAGTGCGCCAAATCCGAACTAGACTTGTTTCAAATAGCCCCTACGCAGACCAGCATCGAAAAAAGCATTTACATTGAGGTGCCACCTCTATTGGCCGTTATGGAGTCTGCCCCCATTGACTTTTTTATAGCAGGGAATGGCATAAATTATATGGATTTAAACAACACGCTGCTTTACCTGTGTTGCAAGATTGTAAAAGGAGACGGAACTGAACTTGCCGCGGACGCCGAAGTGGGCCTGGTGAATTACCCTGTGGCCTCTATTTTCAGCCAGTTGGATGTTACGCTGGGAGACCACCTTGTAAGCCAAAGCAACAATTGTTATCCTTACAGGGCCTTTATAGAATCAGTGCTCAATTACAGCGATGACACCCTCGCCACGCAATTTTCTGCTGGTCTGTTTTACAAAGACACTGCTGGACAACATGAAAAAACAGAGTTGGATGGAAGGAATCTAGGGTTTGTGAGGCGTGCAAAGCTGACGGCTGAAAGCAGAGCGGTAGAGCTGCTGGGCCATCTACACAGTGACctgttttttcaagaaaaacttttGTTAAACGGTGTGGATGTGAAAATTAAACTGACGCGCAGTAAAGACGCTTTCTGTTTAATGGGCAGTGCGGCTGAAGGCTTTAAACTGCGCATTGTATCAGCGTCCCTTTTTGTGAAGAAAGTACGGGTGGCCCCGGGTGTCCGTCTGGGGCACGTGGAGGCCCTGCTTGCCTCTAATGCTAAATACCCCGTGGACTGTGTGGGAATGAAAGTGTTTAGCATCCCTGCGGGCAGCAGGGTCAGTAACCAGGAGAACCTGTTTTTGGGACAGTTACCCAAAATGCTCGTCCTAGGGTTTGTGGATAATGATGCCTTTAGCGGAAGTTACACTAAAAatccctttcattttaaacattacgATATAAATTTTGTGGCCTTGTATGTGGATGGTGAACAGGTACCGACCAAGCCTCTGCAACCGGACTTCGAGGCAGGACGCTGCGTGAGAGAATACATGAATCTGGTACAGACAGCTGGTAAACACATGAAAGATCGTTCTTTGTTAATTGACCGGGAGGAGTTTGCACAGGGTTACACCTTGTTTGCCTTTGACCTGTCTCCCGACCAGGAATGTGCAGATCATTATTCCCTAATTAAAACTGGGAACCTGAGAGCAGAAATACATTTTGGAAAGGCTTTGACAGTCACCGTTAATATGATCGTGTATGGGGTTTTTGACAATGTCATAGAGATAAATCAGAGAAGAAACGTTCTGTTTGACTACATGTGA